One genomic window of Chloroflexota bacterium includes the following:
- a CDS encoding DUF2142 domain-containing protein, with product MGWSIDRLRHHWLLFVFTIGLLHASAYALLVPVWQAPDEPGHIEYACLLASQNRPPTAQERTLALETAILQSLDRQHFWQHVGATTPDPLPEHLQDDPFLFRSGRQVGDEPPLYYVVPALICRTRLSLEAQVRLIRLWSASLFGLTGAIAAWGFAAITAWPGTRQRLGSLLLVLLPMPAFMAGSVNNDVLATLTATAVFAASLQILWLGWRPLRGLGLLILLALAVASKKTNSYLVVWLAILGLAALSKEIRCRLAAESRSRRRALSLAIVAVLSLSIIALLLPSKAPAAWRGRNQPVGTGQVSISDDDKDGWAVQVVDRSPGKFGRLFQSVTGPPAESLRGRVVVARALVRSPGNGLQPGRLTVRDAAGYSQVTFTATEAWQAVALSHTVSLAATYVKVALAPGEGKSITETGQLLADYVTLHPVGHDNTGSSDSLLPNGDFGRTARWGELLLLTPFAPRLAGGKALTADALQRYGLYGALTFAGFWGNFGWLQRPFPIWLYGLLALVCLIAAAGVFRALGRGDSGERWTVAIWVLALILLAVQTFAPMIGRDWQPQGRYLFSALLPFTGLLILGLDSWFRFSEDQHRIWILVGLLLALDLFSLLLASQRI from the coding sequence ATGGGGTGGTCCATCGACAGACTCCGTCACCATTGGCTGCTATTTGTCTTCACCATAGGCCTCCTCCACGCCAGTGCCTACGCGTTGCTGGTGCCCGTATGGCAGGCACCAGACGAGCCGGGCCACATCGAGTATGCCTGCCTCCTTGCCTCCCAAAATCGCCCGCCAACCGCACAGGAACGAACTCTGGCTCTGGAAACAGCCATCCTCCAGAGCCTGGATCGCCAGCACTTCTGGCAGCACGTCGGGGCAACGACCCCTGATCCCTTGCCGGAACACCTGCAGGACGATCCCTTTCTCTTCCGCTCCGGCCGTCAGGTTGGCGATGAACCGCCGCTCTACTACGTAGTTCCAGCACTGATCTGCCGGACCAGGCTTTCACTGGAAGCCCAGGTTCGGCTGATTCGGCTTTGGAGCGCCTCTCTTTTTGGTCTGACCGGTGCAATCGCGGCCTGGGGCTTCGCCGCAATTACCGCGTGGCCGGGAACCCGCCAACGTCTGGGGTCTCTGCTGCTGGTACTGCTGCCCATGCCTGCCTTTATGGCTGGATCGGTTAATAACGATGTCCTTGCTACCCTGACAGCCACTGCAGTATTCGCGGCATCCCTGCAAATCCTCTGGCTCGGCTGGCGTCCGCTGCGTGGCCTTGGCCTGTTAATCTTGTTGGCCCTTGCTGTCGCCAGTAAAAAAACCAACAGCTATCTGGTGGTGTGGCTGGCGATCCTCGGCCTTGCTGCACTCTCAAAGGAGATACGCTGTCGATTGGCAGCCGAATCCCGGTCAAGACGCCGGGCATTGTCACTGGCGATCGTTGCTGTTCTCAGCCTCTCGATCATAGCCCTTCTTTTGCCATCAAAGGCGCCCGCCGCCTGGCGCGGCAGGAACCAGCCTGTTGGCACCGGACAGGTCAGTATTTCCGATGACGACAAGGATGGCTGGGCAGTCCAGGTAGTTGATCGATCGCCTGGCAAATTCGGGCGGCTCTTTCAAAGCGTGACCGGTCCACCGGCTGAATCCCTGCGTGGCAGGGTCGTTGTTGCCCGAGCGCTGGTACGCAGCCCGGGCAACGGACTCCAGCCCGGTCGATTGACCGTGCGGGATGCCGCCGGCTATTCCCAGGTCACCTTTACTGCCACCGAAGCCTGGCAAGCAGTGGCACTCAGCCATACCGTTTCCCTGGCGGCGACTTATGTCAAGGTGGCGTTGGCACCGGGTGAAGGAAAATCGATTACAGAGACTGGCCAACTCCTGGCCGACTATGTAACTTTGCATCCTGTTGGTCATGATAACACGGGTTCCTCTGATAGCCTTTTACCTAACGGTGATTTTGGCCGCACCGCCCGGTGGGGCGAACTATTACTCTTGACTCCATTTGCGCCCAGGCTGGCTGGTGGCAAAGCCTTGACGGCCGATGCTCTGCAGCGTTATGGACTATACGGTGCCCTGACATTCGCCGGATTCTGGGGTAATTTCGGTTGGCTGCAACGGCCATTCCCTATCTGGCTCTACGGCCTCCTGGCCCTGGTTTGCCTGATTGCAGCAGCAGGCGTGTTCAGGGCACTCGGGCGAGGGGATTCTGGAGAACGATGGACTGTTGCCATCTGGGTGCTGGCCCTGATACTGCTCGCCGTTCAAACCTTCGCGCCCATGATTGGACGCGACTGGCAACCCCAGGGGCGCTATCTTTTTTCCGCACTGCTGCCATTCACAGGCCTGCTGATCCTCGGCCTGGACAGCTGGTTCCGTTTTTCCGAGGATCAACACCGGATCTGGATTCTGGTCGGATTGCTTCTGGCGTTGGATCTTTTCAGTCTTCTTCTGGCTTCCCAGAGGATCTGA
- a CDS encoding flippase: protein MTTPAQISADSPKNGDGPAGRPERRIAINSGLLLLAYGFQAAVSLVILGVIARYLGQAGLGRYALVISFIELFIAFIDLGMNRILVREISKDLEHADRYTSVIWTMRLLLSAAMLVIVAIAASSTGDNQLWLAIMVYYIAQTLFLLGDVFNSVFHGFQRMEYQFWGVLLSQAALLVFTVAVVLLDLGLVALFGARLLANGLKLIIVWIISNRRFAQAHLLWGIIPGFWVTITNLPGTLRRWRLEGREEARAWLDSQGQALGQHWQDTTLAWRMLVESLPVGISLILRSYIWRGGIVLTVLWLGQQQGDLVNGLLYGPLRVVQQMRIIPAAFAAAMLPVFSNRAEGRMEEFDSAFAKSIKLFAAISLLIALAFTFLADPIVTFLLGSDIDLAGAAQVLAFLGWVVVLYFPSWLYGVALVALGRQHLETIGLALGLLVGFLIANWTIPAYGALGVSLSIIAAEAVLFAVGTAAMWQHFHWRELAPGLARIIAACVATGLVFALGDRFWQQQIAPALPLGDTLTALLELLLLGGLGLAVFVGGLWLLRAFDEDEQDAVRAMLRLPRGGS, encoded by the coding sequence ATGACAACCCCGGCTCAAATTAGCGCAGATTCCCCGAAGAATGGCGATGGCCCGGCCGGCCGGCCGGAACGACGGATAGCCATCAACTCGGGACTTCTTTTACTGGCCTACGGCTTCCAGGCAGCGGTCAGCCTGGTCATCCTGGGAGTAATCGCGCGCTACCTGGGCCAGGCCGGGTTGGGCCGCTATGCCCTCGTCATTAGTTTCATAGAGCTGTTCATTGCCTTCATCGACCTGGGCATGAACCGCATCCTGGTGCGCGAGATTTCCAAAGATCTGGAGCACGCCGATCGTTATACCAGTGTCATCTGGACCATGCGGTTGTTGCTGTCGGCGGCAATGTTGGTGATCGTTGCCATCGCCGCCTCCAGCACCGGCGACAACCAACTCTGGCTGGCGATCATGGTGTATTACATCGCCCAAACCCTCTTCCTCCTGGGCGATGTCTTCAATTCGGTCTTCCATGGCTTCCAGCGGATGGAATACCAGTTCTGGGGCGTGCTATTGAGCCAGGCGGCGTTGCTCGTTTTCACCGTCGCGGTCGTCCTGTTGGACCTGGGATTGGTTGCCCTCTTCGGCGCCCGACTGCTTGCCAATGGCCTGAAACTGATAATCGTTTGGATCATCAGTAACCGCCGCTTTGCGCAGGCTCACCTGCTGTGGGGCATTATCCCGGGATTCTGGGTAACGATAACGAACTTGCCCGGCACCCTCAGAAGATGGCGTTTAGAGGGGCGCGAAGAGGCGCGCGCCTGGCTGGACAGCCAGGGTCAGGCCCTGGGGCAGCACTGGCAGGATACGACCCTGGCATGGCGAATGCTGGTGGAATCGCTGCCGGTTGGCATTAGCCTGATTCTACGCAGCTACATCTGGCGCGGGGGAATTGTGCTGACAGTCTTGTGGCTGGGACAACAGCAGGGAGATCTGGTAAACGGTCTTCTTTATGGTCCGTTACGCGTCGTGCAGCAGATGCGAATCATCCCTGCCGCCTTCGCCGCAGCCATGCTGCCGGTGTTCAGCAACCGTGCTGAGGGGCGTATGGAAGAGTTCGATTCTGCCTTCGCCAAAAGCATCAAACTCTTCGCCGCCATCAGCCTGCTCATCGCCCTTGCCTTTACCTTTCTGGCCGATCCTATTGTGACCTTTCTGTTGGGCAGCGATATTGATCTGGCCGGCGCAGCCCAGGTGTTAGCTTTCCTCGGTTGGGTTGTAGTGCTCTACTTCCCCAGCTGGCTCTATGGCGTTGCCCTGGTTGCCCTGGGACGCCAGCATCTTGAAACCATTGGCCTTGCATTGGGTCTCCTGGTTGGGTTTCTCATCGCAAATTGGACGATTCCGGCCTACGGCGCCCTGGGCGTCAGCCTGTCGATCATCGCCGCCGAAGCAGTACTGTTCGCGGTTGGAACCGCCGCCATGTGGCAACATTTTCACTGGCGGGAATTGGCGCCCGGTCTTGCCAGAATCATCGCCGCCTGCGTTGCTACCGGCCTGGTCTTCGCCCTGGGAGATCGTTTTTGGCAGCAGCAGATTGCGCCGGCATTACCTTTAGGCGATACGCTCACCGCCCTGCTCGAATTGCTCCTGCTGGGAGGACTTGGATTGGCGGTTTTCGTCGGTGGGCTGTGGCTCTTGCGCGCCTTCGATGAGGACGAACAGGATGCCGTCCGCGCCATGCTTCGCCTCCCCAGAGGTGGATCATGA
- a CDS encoding alkaline phosphatase family protein: protein MSGPDRSLKALVIGLDGATFDLLQPMVALGWLPNIERVLGDGAHGILKSTIPPLTAPAWSSFLTGVTPGEHGVFSFQRRLDHSLERAFVDSTAIRAPQLWHWLAQQGLTIGAINVPMTWPPPPMPPGSYLVSGMLTPGTEHHFTNPASLAEPLRSMGYVCDLRVKLNELDYQSTAGVTSITRQLLQVLKTREQAIFWLLGEHPTDLLAAVFETPDRLQHWAWQSIEEQLTNDGGLSRTALHDGVERCYRELDRVVGRLLEEAATPDTRVYFLSDHGFGPLQRRLHVDQWLAEKGWLSYAGSKAILRRRLRMPIRHLRRMLPKNWVRRGRKALAVSRIVDWQHTVAYSGRTMEHAIYINLQGREPYGIVPASQFDSLRQEIAAALRELRDPTTGAPTVQEVALREELYRGPYVDQAPDILFTLAPGYEPTSELGPRGITSNALAEGAGIHQSGGVFMAVGPGIRTGTEITAHNIEDVLPTILYGLELPIPTALQGQVIENVFEENFLQEHPIRVSNLPLDSELAREAAFAARSPEDTEELKRRLEALGYLR from the coding sequence ATGAGCGGGCCAGATCGATCTCTCAAGGCGCTGGTTATCGGGCTGGATGGTGCCACCTTCGATCTTTTACAACCCATGGTAGCCTTGGGATGGCTACCAAACATTGAACGGGTATTGGGAGATGGCGCCCATGGCATCCTGAAGTCTACCATTCCACCGCTGACGGCCCCAGCCTGGTCCAGCTTCCTGACCGGCGTGACTCCGGGAGAGCACGGTGTGTTCTCATTTCAGCGCCGCCTGGACCACTCACTGGAACGCGCCTTCGTCGACAGCACTGCCATTCGGGCGCCGCAACTCTGGCACTGGCTGGCACAACAGGGACTGACCATAGGCGCGATAAACGTGCCCATGACCTGGCCGCCCCCGCCCATGCCCCCGGGCAGCTACCTGGTTAGCGGCATGCTGACGCCCGGCACGGAGCATCATTTCACTAACCCAGCTTCACTGGCGGAGCCTTTACGCAGCATGGGCTATGTCTGCGACCTCCGCGTAAAACTGAATGAGCTGGACTATCAATCGACCGCGGGAGTCACATCTATCACCCGGCAACTGCTGCAGGTGTTGAAAACCCGCGAACAGGCTATCTTCTGGCTTCTTGGCGAACATCCCACCGACCTGCTCGCCGCGGTTTTTGAAACGCCCGATCGTTTGCAGCACTGGGCCTGGCAATCCATTGAAGAACAGTTGACCAACGACGGGGGTCTGTCGCGCACGGCTCTGCACGACGGTGTTGAACGTTGCTATCGCGAGCTGGACCGGGTCGTAGGACGCCTCCTGGAAGAAGCCGCAACCCCGGACACACGCGTCTATTTCCTCTCAGACCACGGCTTCGGTCCCCTGCAACGGCGCCTGCATGTCGATCAGTGGCTGGCAGAAAAGGGTTGGCTGTCCTACGCAGGCAGCAAAGCCATCCTGCGCCGTCGTCTGAGGATGCCCATTCGTCATCTGCGAAGGATGCTGCCAAAAAACTGGGTTCGTCGGGGACGAAAGGCTCTGGCAGTCAGCCGCATTGTCGATTGGCAGCATACCGTGGCCTATTCGGGCCGCACCATGGAACATGCCATCTATATCAACCTGCAGGGCCGCGAGCCCTACGGCATCGTGCCCGCCAGCCAGTTCGATTCCCTTCGCCAGGAAATCGCCGCGGCGTTGCGGGAGTTGCGCGATCCGACGACCGGTGCGCCAACTGTCCAGGAGGTGGCGCTACGGGAGGAACTCTATCGTGGCCCATATGTCGACCAGGCGCCCGATATCCTGTTCACCCTGGCGCCGGGATACGAACCGACCTCTGAGCTGGGACCTCGGGGAATCACCAGCAATGCGCTGGCTGAAGGAGCCGGAATTCACCAATCCGGCGGAGTTTTCATGGCTGTCGGGCCAGGCATCAGAACGGGCACCGAGATCACAGCCCACAATATCGAGGATGTCCTGCCCACCATTCTCTATGGGCTGGAACTGCCAATCCCAACGGCGTTACAGGGTCAAGTCATCGAGAACGTTTTTGAAGAGAACTTTCTCCAGGAGCATCCCATCAGGGTTTCCAATCTCCCGCTGGATAGCGAGTTGGCCAGAGAGGCAGCGTTCGCAGCCCGTTCGCCCGAAGATACCGAGGAATTGAAGCGGCGTCTCGAAGCTCTCGGATACCTCCGATAA
- a CDS encoding GNAT family N-acetyltransferase — MRATPDIASILSDVALAAKAFWGYPRRWLIHWRDDLTLTPDFIRKHPVYAAMTSGEVAGFYAIAGQDTRWALEHFWVRPQSMGQGIGPALFDHAVWQLRTMQAELLLIESDPNAEGFYRHMGARQIGLVIHRLEGQPRMLPLLIFDVQQSE, encoded by the coding sequence GTGCGAGCCACACCTGACATTGCATCAATCCTGAGCGACGTGGCTCTGGCGGCAAAGGCTTTCTGGGGTTATCCTCGACGCTGGCTCATTCACTGGCGAGATGATCTGACGCTAACGCCCGATTTCATACGCAAGCATCCGGTATATGCCGCCATGACTTCAGGTGAAGTCGCCGGTTTCTATGCCATCGCCGGGCAAGATACCCGCTGGGCGCTGGAACATTTTTGGGTACGGCCACAGTCTATGGGTCAGGGTATTGGACCGGCCCTGTTCGACCACGCAGTCTGGCAACTCCGTACCATGCAGGCAGAGTTGCTTTTGATCGAGTCGGATCCCAACGCGGAAGGCTTCTACCGTCATATGGGTGCCAGGCAGATCGGGTTGGTGATTCACCGGCTGGAAGGACAGCCCAGGATGCTGCCGCTGCTGATCTTTGATGTCCAGCAAAGCGAATAG
- a CDS encoding class I SAM-dependent methyltransferase: MSSKANRPGESLLAVDRGQQLSRPLPAPLRAIALRYSDWNWSWRADIALRYVPVEAALQDAGFLRGTVGDTTTGLSASRVPRILDVGCGSKGGVTSYLPVQTIGVDLAFNIGRIRRHTEVTPIVGNGLALPLRDGSFDVVLCMDTLEHLSATERIGLTTELFRVAADDSLLIVGAPAGAGTRAAEQSVNDLFRERTGEDHPWLAEHLAAEPLETETLRELMASAASRRFKEFDLKLVPNTTLALWQSLQQEGRLRHVHRLLYQPLWTLFRDRHDPPVYRQVCVVNGR; the protein is encoded by the coding sequence ATGTCCAGCAAAGCGAATAGGCCAGGAGAGAGCTTGCTGGCGGTCGACCGAGGCCAGCAGCTCAGCCGCCCTCTTCCGGCGCCGCTTCGGGCCATCGCACTGCGTTATTCCGATTGGAACTGGAGTTGGCGAGCCGATATTGCGCTGCGTTACGTGCCTGTGGAGGCAGCATTGCAGGACGCCGGTTTCCTGCGCGGCACGGTTGGTGACACAACAACAGGCCTCTCAGCCTCCCGGGTGCCCCGCATCCTGGATGTGGGCTGTGGCAGCAAGGGAGGTGTGACCTCCTACCTGCCGGTGCAAACCATAGGCGTGGACCTGGCTTTCAATATCGGACGCATTCGACGGCATACCGAGGTCACACCGATAGTCGGCAACGGGTTGGCGTTGCCACTCAGGGATGGCAGCTTCGACGTCGTACTTTGCATGGACACGCTGGAACATCTCTCGGCAACGGAGCGAATCGGCCTCACGACCGAGCTGTTCAGAGTCGCGGCAGACGATAGCCTGCTAATCGTCGGAGCACCTGCAGGCGCCGGGACCAGAGCCGCTGAACAAAGCGTGAACGATCTGTTCCGAGAGCGCACGGGAGAGGATCATCCCTGGTTAGCCGAACATCTGGCGGCCGAACCGCTGGAGACCGAAACCCTGCGAGAGCTCATGGCATCCGCTGCCTCTCGCAGATTCAAAGAATTCGATCTGAAGCTGGTACCCAACACGACTCTCGCGCTTTGGCAATCACTTCAGCAGGAAGGCCGATTACGGCACGTCCACCGCTTGCTGTACCAACCGCTTTGGACGTTGTTTCGAGACCGCCACGACCCACCTGTCTACCGGCAGGTTTGCGTGGTGAACGGCCGTTGA
- a CDS encoding alkaline phosphatase family protein: MTAKTNRLVIIGLDGATFDLIEPWVAAGELPYLKKLMQEGAWGPLRSVIHPFTAQAWTSMVTGTQQGKHRVFDFWERDFSTYGFRLLNASHRAMPALWDYLGRDGKNVIIVNLPQTFPPEPVRGVMVSGRDTPGLGATYTYPPDLKDELDDAAGQPYVIVPDDWLWMQRKRPDRARAELLREIDVRFDAVTHLMETRPWDMTFFVVSATDGAAHFFWKYHDRSHPLHDPQEAARYGDTLLEVHRQCDRRIGQMIESLDDDTNVLVVSDHGQGPLGPQAIHLNIWLEEQELLQFRSQESRRGVREYTTVWASRAVQRGKRSLYGRIRFQTLTKLRRLWPDSLRIRLGAEAFFPDVDWSKTLAYSEELRGNIWINLRGRDPQGIVEPGQAYEALRDNIISTLPQLTDPQSGARLIRHVWRREELYDGPYLEHLPDLIVEADYPDMFKPHAAYRGWAAARQLSPEEMAQRAITGCHRMNGVFIAWGPDVQSASQLGQASLIDIAPTALHLLGQPVPVEMDGRVLSEVLADADSARVSTATLEELGLDGTGIERGYSDEEADYVRERLAGLGYLG; this comes from the coding sequence ATGACAGCAAAAACCAATCGTCTGGTCATCATCGGCCTGGACGGCGCCACGTTCGACTTGATTGAACCCTGGGTGGCAGCCGGCGAGTTGCCCTACCTGAAAAAACTCATGCAGGAGGGAGCCTGGGGTCCGCTTCGCTCGGTGATCCACCCCTTCACTGCACAGGCCTGGACCTCCATGGTCACCGGAACCCAACAGGGTAAGCACCGGGTGTTCGACTTCTGGGAGCGCGATTTCAGCACCTATGGCTTTCGCCTGCTCAACGCCAGCCATCGTGCTATGCCGGCCCTCTGGGATTATCTCGGCAGGGACGGCAAGAACGTCATCATTGTCAATCTGCCACAGACCTTTCCACCGGAACCGGTGCGCGGTGTCATGGTCAGCGGCCGGGACACGCCAGGCCTGGGAGCAACCTACACCTATCCGCCGGATTTGAAGGACGAGCTGGATGACGCCGCAGGTCAACCCTATGTGATCGTACCTGATGATTGGCTGTGGATGCAACGAAAGCGCCCCGACCGTGCCCGTGCCGAGCTGTTGCGCGAGATCGACGTCCGCTTCGACGCCGTGACCCATCTCATGGAAACCCGGCCCTGGGACATGACATTTTTCGTCGTGAGTGCCACAGATGGCGCAGCCCACTTCTTCTGGAAGTACCACGATCGCTCTCATCCCTTGCACGACCCGCAAGAGGCTGCCCGTTATGGTGATACCCTGCTGGAGGTTCACCGGCAATGTGACCGGCGAATCGGTCAAATGATCGAGAGCCTGGATGACGATACCAATGTGCTGGTCGTTTCCGACCATGGACAGGGTCCGCTCGGTCCCCAGGCCATTCATCTGAACATCTGGCTGGAGGAGCAGGAACTCCTCCAGTTCAGGAGCCAGGAAAGCAGGCGTGGTGTGCGAGAGTACACTACAGTCTGGGCTTCCCGAGCCGTCCAGCGGGGCAAACGTTCCCTCTATGGCCGTATTCGTTTTCAAACCCTTACCAAGCTCCGCCGCCTGTGGCCCGACAGCCTGCGGATCCGCCTGGGCGCGGAAGCCTTCTTTCCAGATGTCGATTGGAGCAAAACCCTGGCCTACAGCGAGGAACTGCGGGGAAATATCTGGATCAACCTGCGCGGCCGCGATCCCCAGGGAATCGTGGAGCCAGGCCAGGCGTATGAAGCCCTGCGGGATAACATTATCTCCACATTGCCTCAGTTGACCGATCCCCAATCCGGAGCTCGCCTGATCCGCCATGTCTGGCGCAGGGAAGAACTTTATGACGGTCCATACCTGGAGCATCTTCCCGATCTGATCGTGGAGGCAGACTATCCAGATATGTTCAAGCCGCACGCGGCCTATCGGGGTTGGGCGGCGGCTCGCCAGCTCTCGCCGGAAGAGATGGCTCAACGGGCCATCACCGGCTGCCATCGGATGAATGGCGTCTTCATTGCCTGGGGACCCGACGTTCAATCCGCCAGCCAGTTAGGGCAGGCATCGCTGATCGACATTGCCCCAACAGCGCTTCACCTCCTGGGCCAGCCAGTGCCGGTCGAGATGGACGGCCGCGTGTTGAGCGAAGTCCTCGCAGATGCCGACAGCGCAAGAGTCTCTACCGCAACCCTGGAGGAATTAGGCTTGGATGGCACTGGAATCGAACGGGGCTATAGCGACGAGGAAGCGGACTATGTGCGCGAACGACTGGCCGGTCTGGGCTATCTTGGTTGA
- a CDS encoding bifunctional UDP-sugar hydrolase/5'-nucleotidase, which yields MKLTLLHTNDIHGHFDELARLVTMARRIRAEVESEGGHCLLIDCGDAEDRTVLEVAVTRGNAAMAYLRAAGYDLAAVGNGAALSFGPQVIPAMAEAAGFPFMAANLLDESGNLTTGCTASVIREIGGIRLGFIGMAPRWHFWRLFGIETPESAPIVIEEIEKLRADGAQQIVLLSHLGLAADLQMILSIRDIALILGGHSHTTIFNGLIQFDTLIAQAGDYGRFLGRVDLHMDDATGEILSRSATLIPLDPAIDPNPAVMARIATQKAHVAQLLQQPVGQLSEALSFDPIEESRATNLLADAIRERTGANVAICFPANLLDSIDRGTVILGDVYRACKSPANPTWRILTGSQLLEMLEVACDPKRAERIPFWTRGRPHGLIAVSGMTARFDPAAPPGTRVTSVTVGDEPLVPDRHYRVSGGAAEMTNLGWQDQRRRHELSFELNDEDANYEVPTTLRDALEEYLRKHTPVTSPETGRIGRENRP from the coding sequence ATGAAACTCACCCTCTTACATACTAACGACATCCACGGTCACTTCGATGAACTGGCGCGCCTGGTTACCATGGCGCGGCGAATTAGAGCCGAGGTCGAGTCAGAGGGCGGCCACTGCCTCCTGATCGATTGCGGCGATGCGGAGGACCGTACCGTTCTCGAGGTCGCGGTGACCAGAGGCAACGCAGCTATGGCCTACCTGCGAGCCGCGGGCTACGACCTGGCAGCCGTGGGAAATGGTGCGGCTCTTTCCTTTGGGCCCCAGGTCATCCCAGCCATGGCAGAGGCGGCTGGCTTTCCCTTCATGGCAGCAAATCTTCTGGACGAGTCGGGGAACCTCACCACCGGTTGCACAGCCTCGGTGATCAGAGAAATCGGCGGTATCCGCCTTGGCTTCATCGGCATGGCACCCCGCTGGCATTTCTGGCGGCTTTTTGGCATTGAGACCCCGGAGTCGGCCCCGATCGTCATCGAGGAGATCGAGAAACTCAGAGCTGACGGGGCCCAGCAGATCGTGTTGTTGTCTCACCTCGGTTTGGCAGCAGACCTTCAGATGATCCTGTCAATTCGGGATATCGCGCTGATCCTTGGCGGGCATAGCCACACCACCATATTCAACGGCCTGATTCAGTTCGATACTCTGATCGCCCAGGCTGGAGATTACGGGCGGTTTCTGGGCCGGGTTGACCTGCACATGGACGATGCCACGGGCGAAATCCTGAGTCGCTCAGCCACGCTGATCCCCCTGGATCCGGCCATCGATCCCAATCCGGCTGTGATGGCAAGAATAGCCACACAAAAGGCCCACGTGGCCCAACTCTTGCAGCAACCGGTCGGTCAGCTGAGCGAGGCACTCAGCTTCGACCCCATCGAAGAAAGCCGCGCGACCAACCTGCTGGCCGATGCGATCAGAGAGCGCACCGGAGCCAACGTGGCAATCTGTTTTCCGGCAAACTTGCTGGATTCCATCGATCGGGGCACCGTGATCCTGGGCGATGTTTACCGGGCGTGCAAGTCGCCGGCCAATCCAACCTGGCGCATATTGACAGGCTCGCAACTGCTGGAAATGCTCGAAGTCGCTTGCGATCCAAAACGGGCCGAGCGTATCCCGTTCTGGACCCGGGGACGCCCCCATGGCCTCATTGCCGTCTCCGGTATGACCGCAAGATTCGACCCTGCTGCCCCGCCCGGGACACGAGTCACATCGGTGACGGTGGGAGATGAGCCGCTTGTCCCGGACCGTCATTACCGGGTCTCGGGCGGGGCAGCCGAGATGACCAATTTAGGATGGCAGGATCAGCGCCGCCGCCACGAATTGAGTTTTGAGCTGAACGACGAGGATGCAAATTACGAGGTGCCCACAACCCTGCGCGATGCCCTCGAGGAATATCTTCGCAAACACACACCGGTCACGTCGCCGGAGACAGGACGCATTGGAAGGGAGAACCGACCTTGA
- a CDS encoding glycosyltransferase, with the protein MTKRVLFLMSDTGGGHRAAAHALSQGLHHLHGDQVSCEMVDLLVDYGGWPLNQVPRTYRPLVEDHLWLWRTLWWAGEQPTIWRLANRLVQLTHRGRIAAFFSSHRADLVVSVHPLFNQLPRQGLRRFIPGIPFATVVTDLSSAHPVWYDPDVDLLCASCPEVQRAAISAGVPRDKVHLMGLPVGLEFLEPSGDAKKARRVLGLDHRPTVLLLGGGEGMGKMADTARALSMSLAEREGQLAIICGRNASLRRHLTGCSWPGTVTVHGFVDNMATWMMAADCLVTKAGPGSIAEALVSGLPMVLSDFIPGQETGNVDFVVENGVGVFSRDPREIGETVSRWLTPGNSSLATMRQRAQALARPRASLDIASALSELMF; encoded by the coding sequence ATGACGAAACGGGTACTTTTCCTGATGTCAGATACTGGCGGCGGCCATCGAGCGGCGGCCCATGCGCTGAGTCAGGGATTGCATCACCTGCATGGAGATCAAGTGTCCTGCGAGATGGTTGATTTGCTGGTCGATTATGGTGGGTGGCCCCTAAACCAGGTGCCGCGTACCTACCGCCCGCTGGTTGAAGATCACCTCTGGCTGTGGCGAACGTTGTGGTGGGCAGGGGAACAGCCCACGATCTGGCGGCTGGCCAACCGGCTGGTCCAACTCACCCATCGAGGGCGCATAGCGGCCTTCTTCAGCAGCCATAGGGCAGACCTGGTCGTTTCCGTGCACCCGCTCTTCAACCAGCTTCCCCGGCAAGGGCTGCGGCGTTTTATTCCGGGCATTCCCTTTGCCACCGTTGTTACCGATCTCTCCAGTGCCCATCCCGTCTGGTACGATCCCGATGTTGATTTGTTGTGTGCTTCCTGTCCGGAGGTGCAGCGCGCCGCCATATCGGCCGGCGTGCCGAGAGACAAGGTGCATCTTATGGGCCTACCGGTGGGCCTGGAGTTTCTGGAGCCTTCTGGCGATGCCAAAAAAGCTCGCAGAGTATTGGGATTGGATCATCGCCCCACAGTGTTGTTACTGGGCGGCGGCGAAGGCATGGGGAAGATGGCCGACACGGCCAGGGCTCTGTCGATGTCGTTGGCGGAGCGTGAGGGTCAACTGGCCATCATCTGCGGTCGCAACGCGTCGCTCCGCCGGCATCTGACAGGGTGTTCCTGGCCTGGAACGGTGACCGTGCATGGCTTCGTCGATAACATGGCCACATGGATGATGGCTGCCGACTGCCTGGTGACCAAGGCTGGACCGGGCTCAATCGCCGAGGCCCTGGTCAGTGGCCTTCCCATGGTCCTCAGTGATTTTATTCCCGGCCAGGAAACGGGCAACGTGGACTTCGTGGTGGAGAATGGGGTGGGGGTTTTCAGCAGGGATCCGAGGGAAATCGGCGAAACGGTTAGTCGATGGCTAACACCCGGCAATTCGTCGCTGGCGACCATGCGACAACGGGCTCAAGCATTGGCGAGACCCCGGGCTTCGCTGGATATCGCCTCGGCGCTCAGTGAATTGATGTTTTGA